A genomic region of Tsukamurella pulmonis contains the following coding sequences:
- the istB gene encoding IS21-like element helper ATPase IstB: protein MTATANKNQTNALAPSLRRRGGLTEEAALAAVDQACRRLRLPTVRSMIDQHLTAAAKQQLSYQGFLAELLLAEVDDRDRRSTVRRVKAAGFPREKWLADFDFDANPDIEPATIHQLATGDWIRHGLPLCLIGDSGTGKSHLLIGLGTAAAEQGFRVRYTLATKLVNELVEAADEKQLAKTINRYGRVDLLIIDELGYMELDRRGAELLFQVLTEREEKNSVAIASNQSFSGWTDTFTDPRLCAAIVDRLTYRGTIIETGTHSYRLAHTEAAATAG, encoded by the coding sequence ATGACCGCAACCGCCAATAAGAACCAGACGAATGCGCTGGCCCCGTCGTTGCGCCGCCGGGGCGGCCTCACCGAAGAAGCCGCCCTCGCCGCCGTTGACCAGGCCTGCCGGCGCCTACGCCTGCCGACAGTGCGGTCGATGATCGACCAGCACCTCACCGCCGCCGCCAAGCAGCAATTGTCCTACCAGGGGTTCCTCGCCGAACTCCTGCTCGCCGAAGTCGACGACCGGGACCGCCGCTCCACTGTTCGCCGCGTCAAAGCCGCGGGGTTCCCGCGGGAGAAGTGGCTGGCGGACTTCGACTTCGACGCCAACCCCGACATCGAACCCGCCACCATCCACCAGCTCGCCACCGGCGACTGGATCCGCCACGGACTGCCGCTCTGCCTCATCGGCGACTCCGGAACCGGCAAATCCCATCTGCTGATCGGATTGGGAACCGCTGCCGCCGAGCAAGGCTTTAGAGTCCGCTACACCCTCGCCACCAAACTAGTGAACGAGCTGGTCGAGGCCGCTGACGAGAAGCAGCTCGCGAAGACCATCAACCGCTACGGCCGCGTTGACCTGCTCATCATCGACGAGCTCGGCTACATGGAACTCGATCGCCGCGGCGCCGAACTGCTCTTCCAAGTCCTCACCGAACGCGAAGAGAAGAACAGCGTCGCGATCGCTTCCAACCAGTCCTTCTCCGGCTGGACAGACACCTTCACCGACCCACGACTCTGCGCCGCGATCGTCGACCGGCTCACCTACCGCGGCACCATCATCGAAACCGGCACTCACAGCTACCGCCTGGCTCACACCGAAGCAGCAGCTACCGCGGGCTAA
- a CDS encoding heavy metal translocating P-type ATPase: MSDACGCGHDEPAGEDEQAPEHWWQVRELQAAAAAAVFLLAAYIVGWTGGPEPIALALEWVALLIGAWTFVPSTLRRLAKGKIGVGTLMTIAAVGAVILGEVGEAAMLAVLFSISEGLEEYAVSRTRRGLRALLNLVPDTATVLRDGTPTVVSPDELAVGDLMLVKPGERIATDGLITEGRTALDVSAITGESVPVEAGPGTQVYAGSINGTGALTVQVTTTAENNSLAKIVQIVEAEQSRKGDAQRLADTIAKPLVPAIMIFAAAIAILGSLLGDPATWIERALVVLVAASPCALAISVPVTVVAAIGAASKIGVLVKGGAALEALGRIRTVALDKTGTLTANRPTVVDIATTEPTTDTAAPSVDSSGPGGTDNGGRSPGQEWVLAVAAALEAHSEHPLARAILAAHGQTTAAVDVQAVPGAGLTGLVDGRPARLGRPGWIEPGPLAERVAAMQAGGATAVLVEYDGQVIGAVAVRDELRPEAGEVIAHLHRSGATVAMLTGDNTATATALAKIAGIDDVHADLRPEDKARIIGDLRQDSFTAMVGDGVNDAPALATADLGIAMGAMGSDVAIETADVALMGEDLRTLPQALDHARRARTIMLQNVGLSLGLIAILIPLALFGILGLAAVVAVHELAEIVVIANGVRAGRIRALAQAGSGAGQRTPTMVAVGQ, from the coding sequence ATGAGCGACGCATGCGGCTGCGGGCACGACGAACCCGCCGGTGAGGACGAGCAGGCCCCGGAGCACTGGTGGCAGGTGCGGGAGCTGCAGGCCGCCGCCGCGGCCGCAGTGTTTCTGCTCGCCGCGTACATCGTCGGCTGGACCGGCGGCCCCGAACCGATAGCCCTCGCCTTGGAGTGGGTGGCGCTGCTGATCGGGGCGTGGACGTTCGTCCCCTCCACGTTGCGCCGGTTGGCGAAGGGCAAGATCGGCGTCGGCACCCTGATGACGATCGCCGCGGTCGGCGCGGTGATCCTCGGCGAGGTCGGCGAAGCGGCGATGCTCGCTGTGCTGTTCTCCATCAGTGAAGGCCTCGAGGAGTACGCGGTCTCCCGCACCCGCCGCGGCCTACGAGCGCTGCTGAACCTGGTCCCGGACACCGCGACCGTCCTGCGCGACGGCACCCCGACCGTCGTCTCCCCCGACGAGCTGGCCGTCGGGGACTTGATGCTGGTCAAACCCGGTGAGCGGATCGCCACCGACGGCCTCATCACCGAAGGCCGCACCGCGCTGGATGTTTCCGCGATCACCGGCGAATCGGTGCCCGTCGAAGCCGGACCCGGCACGCAGGTGTACGCCGGGTCGATCAACGGCACCGGCGCCCTGACCGTGCAGGTCACCACCACCGCGGAGAACAACTCGCTGGCCAAGATCGTGCAGATCGTCGAGGCCGAACAGTCCCGCAAGGGCGACGCGCAACGCCTCGCCGACACGATCGCCAAACCTCTGGTGCCGGCGATCATGATCTTCGCCGCCGCCATCGCCATCCTCGGATCCCTCCTCGGCGACCCGGCCACCTGGATCGAACGGGCACTGGTCGTGCTCGTCGCCGCCTCCCCGTGCGCGCTGGCGATCTCCGTACCGGTGACCGTGGTCGCCGCGATCGGCGCCGCCAGCAAGATCGGCGTCCTCGTCAAAGGCGGCGCCGCCCTCGAAGCCCTCGGCCGCATCCGCACCGTCGCCCTCGACAAGACCGGCACCCTGACCGCGAACCGGCCCACCGTCGTCGACATCGCCACCACCGAACCCACCACCGACACCGCTGCGCCCAGCGTCGACAGCAGCGGCCCGGGCGGCACCGACAACGGTGGCCGCTCTCCGGGGCAGGAGTGGGTGCTCGCCGTCGCAGCGGCGCTCGAAGCGCACAGCGAACACCCCCTCGCCCGCGCGATCCTCGCCGCCCACGGCCAGACCACCGCCGCGGTCGATGTGCAGGCCGTTCCCGGGGCCGGCTTGACCGGTCTCGTCGACGGCCGCCCCGCACGGCTTGGGCGTCCCGGCTGGATCGAACCCGGCCCCCTCGCCGAGCGGGTCGCGGCGATGCAGGCCGGCGGCGCCACCGCCGTGCTGGTCGAATACGACGGGCAGGTCATCGGGGCGGTCGCCGTCCGCGACGAGCTGCGTCCCGAAGCCGGCGAGGTGATCGCCCATCTGCACCGCAGCGGCGCCACTGTCGCGATGCTCACCGGCGACAACACCGCCACCGCCACCGCCCTGGCGAAGATCGCCGGCATCGATGATGTGCACGCCGACCTGCGCCCCGAGGACAAGGCCCGCATCATCGGCGACCTCCGCCAGGATTCGTTCACCGCGATGGTCGGCGACGGCGTCAACGACGCCCCCGCCCTGGCCACCGCCGACCTCGGCATCGCCATGGGCGCCATGGGATCCGACGTCGCGATCGAAACCGCCGACGTCGCCCTCATGGGCGAAGACCTCCGCACCCTCCCCCAAGCACTCGACCACGCCCGCCGAGCCCGAACCATCATGCTGCAGAACGTCGGCCTATCCCTCGGGCTGATCGCGATCCTCATCCCCCTCGCGCTGTTCGGGATCCTCGGCCTCGCCGCCGTCGTCGCCGTCCACGAACTCGCCGAGATCGTCGTCATCGCCAACGGCGTCCGCGCCGGGCGAATCAGGGCGCTTGCCCAGGCGGGGAGCGGTGCTGGCCAGCGGACTCCGACCATGGTGGCGGTCGGTCAGTGA
- a CDS encoding ArsR/SmtB family transcription factor, whose translation MTMNECSVATGADLDPAVALFHSLSDGTRLAIATRLAHGGEARVADLMAELGLAQSTVSAHVACLRDCGLVEGRPEGRQVFYSLARPELMDLLAAAETLLAATGNAVALCPNYGTDTAVPCCGSDGTTAAGTEEASAAKAVRR comes from the coding sequence ATGACGATGAATGAGTGTTCGGTGGCGACCGGGGCGGACCTCGATCCGGCGGTGGCGTTGTTCCACAGTCTCTCCGACGGCACCCGGCTGGCGATCGCGACCCGCCTCGCCCACGGCGGCGAAGCCCGGGTGGCGGACCTGATGGCCGAGTTGGGCCTGGCGCAGTCGACCGTCTCGGCGCACGTGGCGTGCCTGCGGGACTGCGGGCTCGTCGAGGGCCGCCCGGAAGGCCGGCAGGTGTTCTACAGCCTGGCCCGGCCGGAGTTGATGGATCTACTCGCAGCGGCGGAAACGCTGCTGGCGGCGACGGGCAACGCCGTGGCGTTGTGCCCGAACTACGGCACCGACACCGCCGTACCGTGCTGCGGAAGCGACGGCACGACCGCGGCCGGGACCGAGGAAGCTTCGGCGGCGAAGGCGGTGCGGCGATGA
- a CDS encoding alpha/beta hydrolase: protein MGAGQVNSLYSAYPSVEDLLPVDYPATMPKPSPGSTVQRGVVVRTNIPSVRSRFAARQALVYLPPAYLSGAREQLPVLMLVHGQPGAPRDWFSGGRLARIMDTYAQRKGGVTPVVVVPDATGGQFENPLCADTRRTRAATYLAEDVPAWVRQNLSVAPAARAWAVGGYSYGGTCALQLVTRFPDVFRTFLALSPESEPDLGGGRERTLREAFAGDRGDYARADPMTLLSWRKFPDTAGVLVAGTDDAASTAAAQRVAVAAARAGMDVRTLRLPGGHDFTVWSRGLTAELDWISRRLGLPA from the coding sequence ATGGGGGCCGGTCAGGTCAACTCGTTGTACTCGGCCTACCCGTCGGTGGAGGACCTCCTTCCTGTTGACTACCCGGCAACGATGCCCAAGCCATCCCCCGGTTCGACAGTCCAGCGCGGGGTGGTGGTCAGGACGAACATCCCCTCCGTCCGGTCCCGCTTCGCCGCTCGGCAGGCGTTGGTGTACTTGCCGCCCGCGTACCTATCCGGCGCCCGCGAACAGTTGCCGGTCCTGATGCTCGTGCACGGCCAGCCCGGCGCGCCCCGTGACTGGTTTTCGGGCGGGAGGCTCGCACGGATCATGGACACCTACGCGCAGCGCAAAGGCGGCGTCACACCCGTCGTGGTGGTCCCGGACGCGACAGGTGGTCAGTTCGAGAATCCACTATGCGCCGATACCCGGCGCACGCGCGCGGCCACCTACCTCGCGGAGGACGTACCCGCCTGGGTACGTCAGAACCTGTCCGTCGCCCCGGCGGCGCGGGCGTGGGCGGTCGGCGGCTACTCGTACGGCGGCACCTGCGCCCTTCAGTTGGTGACGCGGTTTCCAGACGTCTTCCGCACGTTCCTCGCCTTGTCGCCGGAATCCGAGCCCGACCTCGGCGGAGGGCGCGAGCGCACCCTCCGGGAGGCCTTCGCGGGCGACCGAGGAGACTACGCCCGCGCCGATCCCATGACGTTGCTGTCCTGGCGCAAGTTCCCCGACACTGCTGGCGTTCTCGTCGCCGGCACCGATGATGCTGCGTCGACCGCCGCCGCACAGCGCGTGGCCGTTGCGGCTGCCCGCGCGGGCATGGACGTGCGGACCCTTCGGTTGCCGGGCGGGCACGACTTCACCGTCTGGTCGCGAGGTCTCACGGCTGAACTCGACTGGATCAGCCGCCGCCTGGGCCTGCCTGCCTAA